In Calothrix sp. PCC 7507, one DNA window encodes the following:
- the trpC gene encoding indole-3-glycerol phosphate synthase TrpC, with product MQIRRRSPSAVVNVSILQYQVAMPDAAPNNILEEIVWQKEIEDSQMRERLPLQELQKRVLTAPPTRDFVAALREGKTKPALIAEVKKASPSKGVLRADFDPVAIALAYQKGGASCLSVLTDVKFFQGSFENLALVRAAVDLPLLCKEFIIYPYQMYLARVQGADAVLLIAAILSDQDLQYFVKIANTLNMAVLIEVHSLAELDRVLALDGVSLVGINNRNLADFSVDLQTTCQLLSARSKQLQERNILVVSESGLHHPDDLSLVAQAGASAVLIGESLVKQPDPELAIAHILPKRS from the coding sequence ATGCAAATCCGCCGTCGTTCACCCAGCGCAGTTGTGAATGTTTCCATATTGCAATATCAGGTTGCTATGCCCGATGCAGCGCCAAACAACATCTTGGAAGAAATTGTCTGGCAAAAAGAAATAGAAGATAGCCAAATGCGTGAAAGGCTACCGCTGCAGGAATTGCAAAAACGGGTACTCACCGCACCACCAACCCGTGACTTTGTGGCAGCTTTACGCGAAGGTAAGACCAAACCGGCATTAATTGCCGAAGTCAAAAAAGCTTCTCCCAGTAAAGGGGTTTTACGGGCAGATTTTGACCCAGTAGCGATCGCACTTGCCTACCAAAAAGGAGGTGCTAGTTGTCTTTCTGTACTGACTGATGTCAAGTTCTTTCAAGGTAGCTTTGAAAATTTAGCCCTAGTCCGCGCTGCCGTCGATTTGCCGCTACTGTGTAAGGAATTTATCATCTATCCCTACCAGATGTATTTAGCACGTGTACAAGGGGCAGATGCTGTGTTATTGATTGCGGCTATCCTCAGCGATCAAGATTTGCAATACTTTGTCAAAATTGCTAACACTTTAAATATGGCAGTGTTAATAGAAGTACACAGCCTAGCCGAACTTGACCGTGTGTTAGCCTTAGATGGTGTATCCCTAGTAGGAATTAATAATCGCAATTTAGCAGATTTTTCCGTTGACCTGCAAACAACTTGTCAACTGCTGTCGGCAAGGAGTAAGCAATTGCAAGAACGGAATATTTTGGTTGTTAGTGAGTCAGGATTACATCACCCAGATGACCTGAGTTTAGTGGCGCAAGCAGGCGCATCAGCCGTACTCATTGGCGAGTCTCTAGTGAAACAACCAGATCCAGAATTAGCGATCGCCCATATATTACCCAAGCGTTCTTGA
- the lpdA gene encoding dihydrolipoyl dehydrogenase, with protein MSQGFDYDLVIIGAGVGGHGAALHAVSCGLKTAIIEAADMGGTCVNRGCIPSKALLAASGRVRELRNAHHLKSLGIQVGNVEFDRQAIADHAGNLVAKIQGDLTNSLKRLKVDIIRGWGKVAGTQKVSVTGDGGEKTITAKDIILSPGSIPFVPPGIEVDGKTVFTSDQGVKLETLPNWVAIIGSGYIGLEFSDIYSALGCEITLIEALDQLMPGFDRDIAKLAERVLITPRDIETKVGIYAKKIIPGSPVVIELADFKTKEDVDVIEVDACLVATGRIPATKNLGLESVGVELDRRNFIPVDDRLAVLSGGEVVPHLWAIGDANGKMMLAHAASAQGIVAVENIVGHQRVIDYRSIPAAAFTHPEVSYVGLTETQAKELGQTEGFEIATSRSYFKGNSKALAENEADGIAKVVYRQDTGEVLGVHIFGLHASDLIHEASAAVANRQSVQTLAHLVHAHPTLSEVLDEAYKRAIVS; from the coding sequence GTGAGTCAAGGATTTGATTACGATTTAGTGATTATAGGCGCTGGTGTAGGCGGACATGGCGCAGCGCTACACGCAGTTAGCTGCGGTCTAAAAACAGCGATTATCGAAGCAGCGGACATGGGGGGAACCTGTGTTAATCGGGGCTGTATTCCATCGAAAGCGCTGTTGGCAGCATCTGGACGTGTGCGGGAATTACGCAATGCCCATCACCTAAAGTCACTAGGAATTCAAGTAGGAAATGTGGAATTTGATCGGCAAGCGATCGCTGATCATGCAGGCAATCTCGTTGCTAAAATTCAAGGCGACTTAACCAACAGCCTCAAACGTCTCAAAGTCGATATTATCAGAGGCTGGGGAAAAGTAGCGGGTACGCAAAAAGTCAGCGTCACTGGTGATGGTGGTGAAAAAACCATCACGGCTAAAGATATCATCCTTTCCCCAGGTTCCATCCCTTTCGTACCTCCAGGGATTGAAGTGGACGGCAAAACCGTCTTTACCAGTGATCAGGGCGTCAAGTTGGAAACTCTCCCCAACTGGGTAGCAATTATTGGTAGTGGCTACATCGGTCTAGAATTTTCCGATATTTACTCAGCCTTGGGTTGTGAAATCACCTTGATTGAAGCCCTAGATCAGTTAATGCCGGGATTTGACCGCGACATTGCCAAACTTGCAGAACGGGTGCTGATTACTCCCCGCGATATTGAAACCAAAGTGGGGATATACGCCAAAAAAATTATCCCCGGTTCACCTGTGGTGATTGAGTTAGCAGATTTCAAAACCAAAGAAGATGTAGACGTGATCGAGGTAGATGCCTGCTTAGTCGCCACTGGACGCATCCCCGCCACCAAAAATCTTGGTTTAGAGTCTGTGGGTGTAGAACTAGATCGGCGGAATTTTATCCCCGTTGATGATCGTTTAGCAGTGCTATCAGGTGGCGAAGTGGTGCCCCATCTGTGGGCAATTGGTGATGCTAACGGCAAGATGATGCTAGCTCACGCTGCTTCCGCCCAAGGTATTGTAGCGGTAGAAAATATAGTCGGGCATCAGCGGGTAATAGATTATCGCAGCATCCCCGCAGCCGCATTTACCCACCCAGAAGTTAGCTATGTAGGCTTGACGGAAACCCAAGCTAAGGAATTGGGACAAACTGAAGGCTTTGAAATCGCCACCAGTCGGAGTTACTTCAAAGGTAATTCCAAAGCCTTAGCAGAAAACGAAGCCGATGGTATCGCCAAGGTAGTTTATCGCCAAGATACAGGGGAAGTCTTGGGTGTGCATATTTTTGGACTCCACGCCTCAGACTTAATCCACGAAGCGTCAGCAGCCGTCGCCAACCGTCAATCAGTCCAAACCCTCGCCCATTTGGTTCACGCCCACCCCACACTTTCTGAAGTGCTGGACGAAGCTTACAAAAGAGCGATCGTTAGTTAG